The following coding sequences are from one Euwallacea similis isolate ESF13 chromosome 27, ESF131.1, whole genome shotgun sequence window:
- the LOC136417338 gene encoding phospholipid scramblase family member 5-like isoform X1 has protein sequence MNRNNFKGYDNEAFPDLQEIPLPTYYEMHDINGGTTNSLSLDAEFESTSASRTTTSAASQNVVSSQPLMNNFNNSESDQLFSGNRRPIPISVIDGDNFGLSFHSPINGLDLMRNVDQLIIQQNSDLSDLLTNTENRYTVKIPTRENSEAIYYATESSDEYQRMCCGSARAFNMRLYDRTDQEAISFKRRLGCGYCTFCFHLQKLEVWVPPGELVGTIYQKWKPFQTVFEVCNRHEQVLYMIEGPSSFACFHKAEIFHIYTSDGSTQIGTIVHQWDPVSVRYQLLLQMPSSITDNRHKALLLGSAFLVEYMFFEGVQKKVCLGCCC, from the exons ATGAACCGAAATAACTTCAAGGGTTATGACAATGAGGCCTTTCCGGACCTACAAG AAATTCCATTGCCTACTTATTACGAAATGCATGACATTAACGGTGGTACAACTAATTCGTTATCACTTGATGCAG AGTTTGAATCTACTAGCGCGAGCAGAACCACCACCTCAGCAGCTTCACAGAATGTCGTATCTTCCCAACCAttgatgaataattttaataacagcGAGTCAg ATCAGTTATTCTCTGGCAACAGACGACCAATACCCATATCAGTCATCGACGGAGATAATTTCGGACTTTCCTTTCATTCTCCTATCAATGGTTTAGATCTTATGCGAAATGTTGACCAGTTGATCATTCAACAGAATAGTGATCTCAGCGATT TGCTGACAAACACAGAGAACAGGTACACAGTCAAAATTCCTACCCGAGAGAATTCGGAGGCCATTTACTATGCGACTGAAAGCTCAGATGAATACCAAAGAATGTGCTGCGGCTCAGCCAGGGCTTTCAATATGAGATTGTATGATAGGACCGATCAAGAGGCGATATCTTTTAAACGGCGGCTGGGGTGCGGATATTGTACTTTTTGCTTTCACCTTCAA aaACTGGAGGTATGGGTACCTCCTGGTGAATTGGTAGGCACAATCTACCAAAAATGGAAACCATTCcaaacagtttttgaagtaTGCAATAGACACGAACAAGTTCTTTACATGATCGAGGGCCCGAGTTCGTTTGCTTGTTTCCATAAAGCGGAAATATTTCAT ATATACACTTCTGATGgatcaacccaaatcggtaCCATCGTGCATCAATGGGATCCAGTGTCCGTAAGGTATCAGCTTTTGTTACAGATGCCCAGCTCTATAACCGATAATCGTCATAAGGCCCTGTTGCTTGGATCTGCATTTCTAGTG gAGTATATGTTTTTCGAGGGGGTGCAGAAGAAAGTGTGCTTGGGTTGCTGCTGCTAA
- the LOC136417338 gene encoding phospholipid scramblase family member 5-like isoform X3, whose product MNRNNFKGYDNEAFPDLQEFESTSASRTTTSAASQNVVSSQPLMNNFNNSESDQLFSGNRRPIPISVIDGDNFGLSFHSPINGLDLMRNVDQLIIQQNSDLSDLLTNTENRYTVKIPTRENSEAIYYATESSDEYQRMCCGSARAFNMRLYDRTDQEAISFKRRLGCGYCTFCFHLQKLEVWVPPGELVGTIYQKWKPFQTVFEVCNRHEQVLYMIEGPSSFACFHKAEIFHIYTSDGSTQIGTIVHQWDPVSVRYQLLLQMPSSITDNRHKALLLGSAFLVEYMFFEGVQKKVCLGCCC is encoded by the exons ATGAACCGAAATAACTTCAAGGGTTATGACAATGAGGCCTTTCCGGACCTACAAG AGTTTGAATCTACTAGCGCGAGCAGAACCACCACCTCAGCAGCTTCACAGAATGTCGTATCTTCCCAACCAttgatgaataattttaataacagcGAGTCAg ATCAGTTATTCTCTGGCAACAGACGACCAATACCCATATCAGTCATCGACGGAGATAATTTCGGACTTTCCTTTCATTCTCCTATCAATGGTTTAGATCTTATGCGAAATGTTGACCAGTTGATCATTCAACAGAATAGTGATCTCAGCGATT TGCTGACAAACACAGAGAACAGGTACACAGTCAAAATTCCTACCCGAGAGAATTCGGAGGCCATTTACTATGCGACTGAAAGCTCAGATGAATACCAAAGAATGTGCTGCGGCTCAGCCAGGGCTTTCAATATGAGATTGTATGATAGGACCGATCAAGAGGCGATATCTTTTAAACGGCGGCTGGGGTGCGGATATTGTACTTTTTGCTTTCACCTTCAA aaACTGGAGGTATGGGTACCTCCTGGTGAATTGGTAGGCACAATCTACCAAAAATGGAAACCATTCcaaacagtttttgaagtaTGCAATAGACACGAACAAGTTCTTTACATGATCGAGGGCCCGAGTTCGTTTGCTTGTTTCCATAAAGCGGAAATATTTCAT ATATACACTTCTGATGgatcaacccaaatcggtaCCATCGTGCATCAATGGGATCCAGTGTCCGTAAGGTATCAGCTTTTGTTACAGATGCCCAGCTCTATAACCGATAATCGTCATAAGGCCCTGTTGCTTGGATCTGCATTTCTAGTG gAGTATATGTTTTTCGAGGGGGTGCAGAAGAAAGTGTGCTTGGGTTGCTGCTGCTAA
- the LOC136417338 gene encoding phospholipid scramblase family member 5-like isoform X2, protein MNRNNFKGYDNEAFPDLQEIPLPTYYEMHDINGGTTNSLSLDAEFESTSASRTTTSAASQNVVSSQPLMNNFNNSESGIFPFNIRPIPISVIDGDNFGLSFHSPINGLDLMRNVDQLIIQQNSDLSDLLTNTENRYTVKIPTRENSEAIYYATESSDEYQRMCCGSARAFNMRLYDRTDQEAISFKRRLGCGYCTFCFHLQKLEVWVPPGELVGTIYQKWKPFQTVFEVCNRHEQVLYMIEGPSSFACFHKAEIFHIYTSDGSTQIGTIVHQWDPVSVRYQLLLQMPSSITDNRHKALLLGSAFLVEYMFFEGVQKKVCLGCCC, encoded by the exons ATGAACCGAAATAACTTCAAGGGTTATGACAATGAGGCCTTTCCGGACCTACAAG AAATTCCATTGCCTACTTATTACGAAATGCATGACATTAACGGTGGTACAACTAATTCGTTATCACTTGATGCAG AGTTTGAATCTACTAGCGCGAGCAGAACCACCACCTCAGCAGCTTCACAGAATGTCGTATCTTCCCAACCAttgatgaataattttaataacagcGAGTCAggtatttttccatttaatat ACGACCAATACCCATATCAGTCATCGACGGAGATAATTTCGGACTTTCCTTTCATTCTCCTATCAATGGTTTAGATCTTATGCGAAATGTTGACCAGTTGATCATTCAACAGAATAGTGATCTCAGCGATT TGCTGACAAACACAGAGAACAGGTACACAGTCAAAATTCCTACCCGAGAGAATTCGGAGGCCATTTACTATGCGACTGAAAGCTCAGATGAATACCAAAGAATGTGCTGCGGCTCAGCCAGGGCTTTCAATATGAGATTGTATGATAGGACCGATCAAGAGGCGATATCTTTTAAACGGCGGCTGGGGTGCGGATATTGTACTTTTTGCTTTCACCTTCAA aaACTGGAGGTATGGGTACCTCCTGGTGAATTGGTAGGCACAATCTACCAAAAATGGAAACCATTCcaaacagtttttgaagtaTGCAATAGACACGAACAAGTTCTTTACATGATCGAGGGCCCGAGTTCGTTTGCTTGTTTCCATAAAGCGGAAATATTTCAT ATATACACTTCTGATGgatcaacccaaatcggtaCCATCGTGCATCAATGGGATCCAGTGTCCGTAAGGTATCAGCTTTTGTTACAGATGCCCAGCTCTATAACCGATAATCGTCATAAGGCCCTGTTGCTTGGATCTGCATTTCTAGTG gAGTATATGTTTTTCGAGGGGGTGCAGAAGAAAGTGTGCTTGGGTTGCTGCTGCTAA